The Cheilinus undulatus linkage group 2, ASM1832078v1, whole genome shotgun sequence genome has a window encoding:
- the LOC121518761 gene encoding E3 ubiquitin-protein ligase TRIM39-like produces MASKLEEELCCPICLDIFKDPVILSCCHSFCRVCAENCWKGKKNKECPVCKSRHQKGSLPSNFALKGLCERFLQERAQRASGSLCSLHSEELKLFCLDHDELLCVVCRDSEKHRNHRFQPIDEAAQQHKKKLQETVKSLKKKLKVCEKVKLKFDQISGHIQVQAQNTEWQIKEQFKKLHRFLEEEERTRLRALREEEEQKSQKMNKKMEALSREIAALSNTIRATEDELTAEGIPFLKNYKPALERAQQCPLPEDPQMPSGALIDQAKHLGNLSFNIWTKMKDMISYTPVILDPNTMGSELILSDDLTSVRRGKKQQLPDNPERFDHFCSILGSEGFNSGTHSWEVEVGDSTNWSLGVLAESAERKSFIRSGLWAVWFSDDTYRALSTHSNTDLSVKKQPKRIKVTLDYNGGTLSFSDPDTNTHLHTFTHTFTERIFPYIYSFYRAKILPEDDDDGDDDAAGDKDNDADDDGDKDNDDDADDDGDDDAADDGNKDNDADDYHGDKDNGDDNDDDDDYDGDDDAAGDKDNDADENHGDKDNSDDNDDDDYDGC; encoded by the exons ATGGCATCCAAGTTAGAAGAAGAGCTTTGCTGTCCGATCTGCCTtgacatctttaaagatccGGTCATCCTGTCGTGCTGCCACAGCTTCTGCAGAGTGTGTGCGGAGAACTGCTGGAAGGGGAAGAAGAACAAGGAGTGTCCAGTTTGTAAGAGCAGACATCAAAAGGGATCTTTACCTTCTAACTTTGCTTTAAAGGGTCTGTGTGAGAGATTTCTACAGGAGAGAGCCCAGAGAGCTTCAGGGTCTCTCTGCAGTCTGCACTCTGAGGAACTCAAACTCTTCTGCTTGGACCatgatgagctgctgtgtgtcgtctgcagaGATTCCGAAAAACACCGCAACCACAGATTCCAACCCATCGATGAAGCAGCTCAACAACACAAGAAGAAACTTCAGGAAACTGTCAAGTCCCTAAAGAAGAAGCTAAAGGTTTGTGAAAAAGTGAAACTGAAGTTTGATCAAATTTCTGGACATATTCAGGTCCAGGCCCAAAACACGGAGTGGCAGATAAAGGAGCAGTTTAAGAAGCTCCACCGGTTTCttgaagaggaagagagaaccAGGCTGCGTGcactgagggaggaagaggagcagaagagtCAAAAGATGAACAAGAAGATGGAGGCTCTGAGCAGAGAGATAGCAGCTCTTTCAAACACAATCAGAGCCACAGAGGATGAGCTGACAGCTGAAGGCATCCCATTCCTGAAAAACTACAAGCCTGCATTGGAAAGAGCTCAGCAGTGCCCCCTGCCGGAAGACCCCCAGATGCCTTCAGGAGCTCTGATAGACCAGGCCAAACACCTGGGCAACCTGAGCTTCAACATCTGGACCAAGATGAAGGACATGATCTCCTACACTCCTGTCATTCTGGACCCAAACACTATGGGCTCAGAGCTCATCCTGTCTGATGATCTGACCAGCGTGAGAAGAGGAAAGAAACAGCAGCttcctgataacccagagaggTTTGATCATTTCTGCTCCATCCTGGGCTCTGAGGGCTTTAACTCAGGGACTCACAGCTGGGAGGTCGAGGTTGGAGACAGTACTAACTGGTCACTGGGCGTGTTAGCCGAGTCTGCTGAGAGGAAGAGTTTCATACGGTCTGGATTATGGGCAGTATGGTTCAGTGATGATACATACAGAGCACTCTCcacacattcaaacactgaTCTCTCAGTGAAGAAGCAGCCAAAGAGGATCAAAGTGACTCTGGACTATAATGGAGGAACACTATCGTTCTCTGATCCTGATActaacacacatttacacactttCACTCATACTTTCACTGAGAGGATATTTCCGTACATTTACTCTTTTTATAGAGCGAAGATTTTACCAGAG gatgatgatgatggagatgaTGATGCTGCTGGAGATAAAGAcaatgatgctgatgatgatggagaTAAAGACAATGacgatgatgctgatgatgatggagatgaTGATGCTGCTGATGATGGAAATAAAGACAATGACGCTGATGATTATCATGGAGATAAAGACAatggtgatgataatgatgatgatgatgattatgatggaGATGATGATGCTGCTGGAGATAAAGACAATGATGCTGATGAAAATCATGGAGATAAAGACAAtagtgatgataatgatgatgatgattatgatggaTGCTGA